A genomic region of Cloacibacillus sp. contains the following coding sequences:
- a CDS encoding CobW family GTP-binding protein, with translation MKESKCKVFLLSGFLGSGKTTLLKHLLETHPEGERIAVLMNEFGKAGVDGDVVRKNGLEIIEISRGSIFCACAKGDFLRGLYTILKDYQPTILLVEASGVADTTDMKKDLSHGMLHDYYQMAGNICVIDAVHFEDWLDLFNAVIRQTEAATDLIINKTDLVSAEEADALEAHLRQLNPAARITRAAFGNVPWEIFRPAAEPEEKIEEIPEMAEWEKFIDDTLSNMTPHMVPPDNLASLSVFWEGDPEKFKEVLKKLPDDIVRSKGYFIDTDGQWKVFD, from the coding sequence ATGAAAGAGAGTAAATGCAAGGTATTCCTTTTGTCGGGGTTTCTTGGCAGCGGAAAGACGACGCTGCTTAAGCATCTTCTTGAGACGCACCCCGAGGGAGAGCGAATCGCCGTTCTGATGAACGAATTCGGCAAGGCCGGCGTCGACGGCGACGTGGTGCGCAAAAACGGCCTTGAGATTATCGAGATCAGCCGCGGTTCGATATTCTGCGCCTGCGCAAAGGGTGATTTCCTGCGCGGCCTCTACACAATACTTAAGGACTATCAGCCGACGATCCTGCTTGTCGAGGCGAGCGGCGTCGCCGACACCACCGATATGAAAAAGGACCTGTCCCACGGGATGCTCCATGACTATTATCAGATGGCGGGCAATATCTGTGTGATCGACGCGGTCCATTTTGAGGATTGGCTCGACCTCTTCAACGCCGTCATCCGCCAGACGGAGGCGGCGACCGATCTCATCATCAACAAGACGGACCTGGTTTCCGCCGAGGAGGCGGACGCCCTTGAGGCGCACCTGAGGCAGCTAAACCCCGCGGCGCGTATTACGCGGGCCGCCTTCGGCAATGTCCCCTGGGAGATATTCCGTCCCGCGGCGGAGCCCGAAGAGAAGATCGAAGAGATTCCTGAGATGGCGGAGTGGGAGAAGTTCATTGACGATACGCTCAGCAACATGACGCCCCACATGGTGCCGCCGGATAATCTCGCCTCGCTCAGCGTCTTCTGGGAGGGCGATCCGGAAAAGTTCAAAGAGGTGCTGAAAAAACTGCCCGACGATATCGTGCGTTCAAAGGGTTATTTCATCGACACTGACGGGCAGTGGAAGGTGTTTGAC